Genomic window (Cucumis sativus cultivar 9930 chromosome 2, Cucumber_9930_V3, whole genome shotgun sequence):
TTTAACGGCGGGATCTcagattctttttctttattattttattattttcctttaaaatttcaatctcTCACTCTGAAGTATAGATTTCACGCCTCCTCAATGCATACTGccatttttacattttacattGTCTTCTCCCCCAACTTCCCTTTTACTCTTCTATATAAATGGCTAACATTAGCCATATGATCATGAGGTTTATTATAtgtacatttttctatatatgatttatatatcactataagttgttaaaattgtcaacttttaaactttaatagaatattatttattttgagttaGGTAAAAGggtgtaaaatatttataaattatagtaaaattttaaatttatctttaatagACGCTGCTAtcatttattgataaaatgtctatcaatatcattaataaacattaataGAAGTCTAAAATTTGGATtcgttttactatatttgaaaatgtcaatgtttattaattcttttaggGAGCGTTTGGCACACGAGTTTGGAATCAAATGTTTGACAATTAAATGACTATGAGCTTATTCGATAAAGTTTTGATGTCTGATAATTACAGATACTTGTGTTTGGGTACAGAAAatggaaatttgaatttttgataCTTGTGTTTGGGTGCTGGTTTTGAATTCCTAGGCTTAGCTAATTTGTTTAGTCTTTTCTTTACGAAATAAgtcctaaatttttttgtatacaatttttaattaattttttaatattttatacttataattcaatttattgactctattaattttcatgacaataatgtaaaaaCGAGAAAGTTTAacatttaataacaataattttgattacagTTGCATTAACATGAATGGTCTAATATTACGAAccattcacaaaatataacaagtcATGTAATCAGATAAAGTTTACAAAAGTAACATAGTGAAACAATCatacaaaagcaaaagaagtAGCTACATTTAGTGTCTATCAACAATGTGCGTGCAATGTAATATTTAAACcgcttttataaaaaaattaaataaaaatgagtttttttttttaaataactaaaattgaaacaatttttgaacgacaaactataaaaatttatttataattgtatatattaaataatgtttttttagtcCAAAGTAgttagtgattttttttttatttttttagctttattaatttaaaaatagttaaatagtatcagaaacaataatatttcatgCAAAAATGTTGCAAAGTGTggatgttttttcaaaatttatagtaaaaaatgcaaaaaaaaaaaaaaaagttataagttAACTCTAACtgaaaaattcaacaaaacatcaaaatatttatggtctaggtaacaaaatcaaaaagtcTATGAATTCTTTTTCTACAATATCTTTTTAGATTTGGGTGATCGTGTTAataaatagtcaaatttaaatgtgtaCCAAAGAATAGCTAAATGTGTACCAAAGAATAGCTAAATGTAtaccaaagaatcttgaaaaaaagtcGATTttggtagccaaatctaaatagtATGAAAgaataatcaaatctaaacgatcatgtaccaaagaatcttgaacatgtagcaaaaaaaatcttgaaaaaaattgtttagatttgaaaataggCATGTGGCCTTtattcgttttcaaaattgttcaatatagtgtaaatattttgtcgttttgttatacattttaaaaaaactcatttttatacaacgcttagattcaaaataataaagtatatagcaacattttaaaaaatttataaatatagcaaaatctgtcaaagtctatcaacaatataaATCTATTATCAATAGaccatattgcaaatattgatcTTTAACTAATAGACCATTAGGGTATGTTTGGGGGAGGGGTTGGGTTATGGAGGGTTCGGTTATGGTAACTCAACCCTTGTTTGGGGGAAGGGTTATCATAGTCAATCCCTCTCctcaacattttcttaattattccTCAATCCTTCTCCAACCCTTTCTCAACACTTcttcatttataattaattcatttattttaaatactattttttttctcatttatagTTTCTAtatacattattaaaattttaatttcttcttttactcttgaattagataatttattgtaaattacacaattaaaattttaatttaattaccttCAATCAACTCTATGTTAGAATTCACATCAatgtatttatgaaattaagattttgatatcaatctcaactttattgtattttgttaattagcTTAAATATCTAAAGAatatcaattcaataaaaaaaaatggtacaatttttacaaattaccATGAATTGATTACAACAATTAACGAACTATAAGaactatttgattaaattaaaaattagtgaGGGTCGTAAGTTCAACAAACCTAGTGGTGGTTGGTCTATATTTCGTCACTTtcataatgttattttgattattaaattaagttttgttaaattaacGTAACAAATCTTTTGTTATAGAGATGGTAgattcatgatttttttaccTAATCATTATTGCAGAAtgactaaaataattattttgaaagtacATAAACCACcgttaaaaataataaaaattaaagttgatattttaaaagtattctaaaataaattgatgaGAAACCTAAAACTagatttattgtaatttttcacgagaaaacaaaactaaagttGGTAAAAGCCTTGattgttattttctattttcaggACTTAGTAATTTGAATAgttatttgcttttatttaCATGTTTATGGGTCATATGTCACATTCATAAAAACCAATTTATTGAAACGTAACCCTACttacaaaatgttgaaaatgaacGTTGTAGTTAAATAAATCAAGATAGCTTGTTTTACAAAATCTAAgacaatttggtaaattaaataaatgaaatttgtgttattgaatttagaatatgaattaaaaaagaaaattattcgCACCTAACGACTACTtataaaagattgaaaatgaacgtcgtatttaaagaaattaaggaATTTTTTTACGAAAACTAGGacgatttggtaaattaaatatacgaaattcatgtaattaatttagaatatggttttttttaaaaaaaaattgcacaaatgttgaaaatgagcattgtatttaaagaaattaaggtaaattattttacgAAAACTATgacaatttgataaattaaatatacaaaatttatgtattagatttagaatatgattttttttatataaaaaaaatttatccgCAAGTAAGgattactaaaaaataatgttgaaaatgagcgttgtatttaaagaaatttagtcaaataattttatgaaaactaagataattgaataaattaagtataaaaatttgtgtattggatttataatataaattaaaaatataaaaaataaaaaataaaaaatttcataacactACCCACGTAACCCTTCCTCCAAACATATCTTATTATAACACTACTATAACCCTACCCACATAACCCTTCActcaaacacatcttatcataatacttttttcttaacaatTCCTCaaaacacatcttatcataatcTTAGGTTTATCATAACTCTAACCCTCCATAACTCAATCTTCCCCCAAACACACCCTAAGTGTCTACGATacattttgttacatttacaatttttaaaaatattgctatatacttaattattatttctaaaattattatctatttttgttaCATGATTGACTAAAGtaatgtttttctaaaatacagTTTGgaagttaatatttattttggttaaagaaagacaatgatTTTAcagctataaaaaaatataaattttacagTGGAAGAACACATAgaataaataagtttagaaaaaaataactaaaaaaaaacaacctgATTGCTAAGTATCAAAATCTAGATtgattaaatttctaaaatgattCGTAATTTAATAACATCAAATGACCGCATAGCGCAGTGGATTAGCGCGTTTGACTTCGGATCAAAAGGTCGTGGGTTCGACTCCCACTGTGGTTgaattgttttgttattattttttccattgtGATGAAAAAAGTAGGAATAACATGATGAGTGTATGTTTTGAGTTGGAGTTCCGTTCATGAATCATATGTGTTTATCCTTGCTTTCTAAACATATGCTCTGTTCCATATATATTATGCTTGTTCCCATTAACGAAGGATGACTCTCTTTGTCGTCGATGTGTGCTATGATTGCTTTCAAGCGGTAAGTCTTCACCATTTTCGTCAATTTATGCTATCTACTACATGGtcaaaataaagataattgaaaaatgataaagaatACATAGTTAAccacaaatatgaaaatatggtTGAGTGCGATGTTAATATTAATTGGTTTCAGAACAATGTACTGTTATCAAGAAATATcacacaaaattttattaaattaacaagAAGGACATCACACAAAACTTAATTACCAATTTTCGtaactttaatttctagaAAAATTCTACCAAATCAATGGACATTTTTATATGAATGACTCCTTTTTAAggtttcaaataaaatttgtctcaatatttagatttgtttcaaaatgaCATTTTGCTTATGTCAACGTGTAAAGTTATCATCTTACCCTCAAACATTATGCGAATTCTAATTTCTCTATCTCACTTCACTCTTTAGCTTCTAGTTCTAGCTCCCCTTTTTAGTcttcatcaaacaatttttctttgatatattATCTTTCTAGTTTCTCTCTCTAGCTCATCGTTCTAGTTTCTAGCTTCTTTTTCTAGTTCATcatagacattttttttatattttattttctttttctagctTCTCTTTAGGTaaaactacaattttttttctttgaacctttttttgtttaaattcttccttttgctttgatttcttgttttctcgcttcttcttcttcttcttcatcaaacaCGCAAAATgttaggaaaaaaatggaaaacaaacaagaagaatGTGCaacaagagaaaagaaagaaagcataaaaaatggaaaaagaaacaaaaaagaaaaaaaaaagtaaagaatttTTAAGGTGTAATTTGATAGGACAATGGAGgtaaaaagatgaaagatcATTATTAGAAATTAATGGGTCATCATATCCCttccaaatcaaaatcaaagtttgcatccaaaaccctaaacccataGCTTATAAGTGATTTGATGTTAGTGTAAGAAACCAATCAAATTAGGTAACTCatgggaaaaataaaaagtttcaaacttGTACGACACTTGGCCTATGTAGAAAATTACTTTTACTACTATTGAGTTTTCAATTCTTGCTTTAATCAATATCCTTcacttaaaatatatattgaaaatttatcttcatttgaaaattttaaaataacataaacaatttgaaaataacttttacatagatatcttcattttttgtatAGATAATCTTATTCTTTCCCTcacttttttaattctaacaACAAAGTTTccacaaaatccaaaatataattcaaaactttaggttaaaacataaaatctcACAAAAATTTCCTATATTTTGCCCGAGGGTTTTGGTGAAACATGTTTTGTGGAGTTGTAAACTTGTGTTGATATAGATTATGATACGATGTGGTTCGATCTCTAGTATTTGATTCGCTTATTCTCTCAGTTGAATGCATACGTTTGATGTGTGGAAGCGGAGTGCTTGatgtttttgaagtttgagtATTTGAATGATATTTGTATCTTCGAAAAACTTGAGTTTTAGGAAATGATTCAGTCTACAACAGCTACTAAGTCTTCTTATTATTGGGAGAATACTCTCTAACCTCTTTGGAGTAAACATTTATGAACCTTACAAATGAAGGGaactcctctatttatagagttgtCTAGTAAAGTTTATGAACTTGAGTTTGGTTGATCCACAGATCAGACTCCCTAGGCCTAAACCATATGGATTTGAGTCTTATTTAGCATTTGAgctaaaatttaagtttatttctGGACTCAATTGAACTTTAGCTCAAATAGATCATATTTagttaaaccaaaataattagcttgatcaaacaatttttataaagttgTCTAATGAACCCTATGAGCTTGAACTTGGTTGGTTCATAGATCAGATTATCTAAGCCCAACCATATGGATTTAGGCCCTATTTAGTATTTGgtctaaattaaactattttttcttccttagtTGAACTTTaacctaaataaataatatttaatttgaccaaaataattaacttgatccaaTGGTCATGAAGAAAACACGTGGCGTTATCATGAATTGCTAAtttatttgttctattttaatttggaatgcatgccaaattttaaatagtttcaaattcaattgttcaatagtcctaaaatttagtctttatttatatcaaactTGATGCTTAACTCGTGGATTTGCCACATGTAATGATCCATGCCCATGATTCAAAATTCAGAACCCAACAACTGGTAGCATTATCCTTATATGTCTTAAAGGCTTATTAGAGTGAAAGTTCTCCTCACAAACTAACACGAGTATTTTCAACATGCTTTGTCCTCACTCGATCACATgcattctaaaaaaaattttaggAGGTCATTCAATATAGAACTGCTCCAAGCTAAACACGTTTAACTTTAAAGTTCCTATGATCGAgctattgaaaagaaaagtgcaCCATATTGGTATAAGTAGcaacttaaaagaatttaaaaaaaaagttactacCTATACCAACAAGATACACATTTCTTTTTGGTGGCTCgatcatatgtatatatatatatatatagaaactccgaagttaagcgtgcttagcTTGAAGTAATTCTATGTTAGGTGAccttttggaaattttcttaaataaaccTTTAAGACAATAAGGATGACGTTGACAGGTCGTAGAGGATGTAAAGAAATATGTCGGGATTTGAAATTCGAATCCTGGACCTGGAGCATTACACCGCATTTTTGTCgtaaaaatttatagtatTGTAGGAGTACCttactttattttgttcataCTATAAATTTATCTTCATAAATGTTGATGTCAAATTTTAGACAAGGAAAAACACTCCTAACCTTCACGTAGTTGCAATAgtgaatttgtaatttgaaaaaaagaggaCCTCtatgacaaataaaaaaagttagtttTGATATGTCAAAGttagaaatcaaaattgtagAATAGATTAGAAGTAAAAGTTTTAGTTATCTcatattatgaattatatttatgagATATTTGATCTAAGGTTTATCTTAAACCTAGCTAAATAGGATTATGACATGCCAAACTTATTAGATGAaatcttatattatatattatccTGACTTGTGTCTTTAATTATGCTAAATTGGaactctctctattttttttaggataaaacataaaaaaaagcaaCTAAAGGATAACATGAAGAATAAACCAAAGAATACAACCACAATGGGtaagagcaaaaaaaaaaaaaaaagagaagatgattGCTCCTCCAACGCTTTTGAAGCAAAGAGtgatctaaaaatataattattccaCCTTCAAACATGGTCGAATTAAAAGAGACATTGCCCACGACTGAAGCCTTTGCCTTactaatgaaaaaagaaactttagtATGATCCATAGAGATTCCAGATATCAGTCAAAACTCCACAATAACAGGTTGAAGATCAAGAGATATCATGCTAAAGATCCCTTCAATTCACATATAGCTTTAGCTTTAAGGATCTTGATCCTGTTGCAtctatttataagtttaaatcCAGCAAGATGAACATCAACTTTGAACATAAACTGGGTGGTTTTGATGTCAGAAGACaactatatattatcattAGATAATACCTCATGGGGTCACGAAGCACTTAACCAAAGACTGCCGATCCAAGCAACGTTAATGTTCAACTTTCATTAGTTTAACTTCTGAAAGAAAGGATGCCAACCAATAGAGTAAGGATGGAGATGGGTTAACTATTTCCTCTTCCCAACTTCACCGGTAATTATCACATCATAAATTTGTATATCTCTTATATATCACTTTCAATAGAAGAGCAAATTGAGTCAATATCAGTAGAGATATTATGAAACAACATGTTATTCCTACCCTCCCAAATCCTCCCAACAACCATCAGCACCAACTTCACCTCTTTAGACGAAACAAGGTTAAAGTTTCAAATCTCCTTGTTCcgaaagttttattttcatgattACACCATATGGtataaaaacaatgaaaataaCATGATATGattttcacaaattaaatttagttaaaaaaatagcaacaTTGATCCCCTAATGGTCTTCTAAAAGATTGaacttaattaagttttttaatagGGAAGAATGAGCTACTTCAACAGAGGTAGAGTCAATCTCTAGGGTCCTATTTATAGACAGTACTATCCATGGATGTTTAATTAAGACATTATCCTTTTATCGaataagtttaataaaataataggtcaaaaagaaataaaataacatataatgcACGTAAGCCacgttaataataatattatatttaaaataaatctaacatATCCTTGATGCTCTAACTCGTTATGTCATCACAATAGTATCTAGATTAGTATATGAAAACGAAATATTAGTGAGTCCATATTAATGAGTAGACgtataataattaaacttcCCTAAATTATTTGTGTATTCTTTTCCGGAACCTGTACAGATGTGAGGTGTGTGTAGAggtgtttaaaatattatctttgaAGTCTTAAAGAGAGAAAGTATGAAATTGAagcatttgattttgatataatttatgGGTAATAGTATAAGAAGCACTTGTTTTCTTCCATGATAACGACTAAAACAGCACCTTCACGCCTGTCTTTCTCATAACTTTGatacaaacttttaaatattatactcTTCTTTCAGTCTTAAAATAAACTCTCAAAATTTAGCCAATgagtaaatagaaaaatttatgaattgaaattaatatttacatAACCATTTCGTTTTAGttttatggttttttaaaaattaaaaatataaacaccCTTTAATATCTAAttccttaattttcttttgaatcatatactttttttttatggaaaatgattttgaccttaaattttgaatgtgtgttttatttgattattaaattttaaaatgttatatttttagtgatAGTTATCCATTTAAGTTTATCAtagaagtaaaattttgttatatttataaatatctttaaataACCTAAACACAATTAGCTACCAAATATGTTGGAGTTGAAACACgttcattttcttaatatattaaacaatacATTATAAGGCCTAAATTTAtgtataattacaaaaataatatgcTAAAGAAAGtacaatgataataataataaatgagaaagaGTCAAATAAGACAGAGATTCATTTAACTaatgaatcttttttttcctccttttgTCTAAATGGGGATTCAATTATTTGGTTGATGGGATTGGGATCCCATGGAATAAATGAACATATCCTCAATGATTAACTTtctaaaaagtttagaaaaatgtggaaaatatacaaaagaaaaagaaaaagacaataaaaatgagtttgaaatttgaaaatgtaactATAATCTTTtagtataataaaataaattaaaatatttataaaatataataaaatatcataatttatttactatttaagGTGGACTGTGATAGATTAAGATAAACTAATATGTATAATGATAGTCACACAACTtgtgtgttttgttatatcaaatattttttaaagttttatttatttatttaaattactcttgaaaaaagattttcttgttattcaaaatacattttatctAAACCAAAgtttttgattgaaaatataggtagatttttttataaaatctaatcTATTTTTGAAGTTTACAACTTCCTTTAATTATTGAGGTgcttctttaaattaaaaaaaaaaaactaatgaaagTGTTTGGAGCAATAAGTTGGATAATGAAACTTGTAAttaatatcttaaaatttaaaaagtcatGTAGAAGAAAATTAGTACCAACTTCCTGTTCATTGTTtgataatcataaaaaattttctatataagAATCAAGTAGTGTGTAAATCAATAgcactaaatttttttcaaaaaaaatggagagaattTGTACGACAGAGATGttcaaacttaaaatactAAATCATACTATAAATGAGTTATAACCAAATAGTTGTTGAAGTTtccaatatattttgattggcaaaaagttgagaaaatttatagaattaGAATCTATCATTATTCTTGAACTCTTTTAGTAGATAACGATTTAAAATTGAACTGTTAGACTTATAGAGACAGTGGTTATGCTAACACCACGAAACTAAGATCATATATTAATCATCtttcttaaaagttttgatttgTGATAATTTACGATTTATTGCCATCTATAGATTTTTTAACATACTAGGATATATCCGAATACATAATCCATCAAGAAAACCAGTTTACTTGATCCAAAACatgtaataaaaaacttattcgttttttctatttcagatctcatttttcttttctcacacCCATCGTGCTAATTGTATATTACAATCCAAATTTATTAACAAGCTCATGAGTGAGAATTTGAACTTGAGACCTCTTGTCCATATGTACACAGAGGTGCCAGTTTTTTCTTGATGAGCAATGCCcatcaatatatcatttttcttgatgggcaTTGCTCATGATCTTATCATGAacccaaaattataaattttttatggacaatgttaatcaaaatatcatttttttttatgaatattgTCTATGAtctttttatggtttttgtccatcaagaaacCCTAGACTcatcaagaaattcaaaacaaaaatatgaatttttttcgaCGATGACCATTGCAAATTAAGGAAATCAAgaatctacattttttaaatgtttttttcgtattttttcaacaaaataagatgatttttcttgatataCATAATCGTCAagataaacatttttatttgcatGCGTAACAAAAGACCAAATTTGTAGCGGTGGAGaaacaattttgtattcaTCCATCGTGAGATTTCTAGATTATCACGTGGAAAGCATatgtttttgcttttatatttttactattgttttatatataattttcttaattttattttaaatttaaaataaacactgtttaattttaatgtacatattattattcttcaattGTCTTAactcatattaaaatttatgaatataacaaaaaaaaattgttattattcttgaattgttttaaatcatatcaaaatttacaaatacaacGAAAGAAAATTGTAGATGATGTGAGAATGGAGTCAGAtggtaataaatattttttttagttttatcatttaaacaaatttctctcttattaacctaatattaattttaattaaaaggaaattcaatttataaaataatgaggTCGTATGAGTTAAAACctcattaaattaataaactaataaagTTGAACTTTTGTACTAAAGAAGCATTAATTATGTgagatttataaaaaaaacaaatccttCTTTAATTATGTGAGAtcaatgtttaaaataaagtattaatATAAGAAATCAATGTTAagatctaaaaaataaaatattaattagtacGCCACGCCATGCCTTCTTCCCTAATGCGTTCACATGGcatttaaacttttgtatttggttGCATTAATATGgcaaaagttgaaattttttcaaattctttacCCAACGTTACTTCTTTAACttaacacaaataaaatgatattttgattatttctcccatactaaaaagaaaaacacactCACAAACTTAACATCAAAACATGATCATACTAAAAATTGTACAGCCCCACCGACGAACAACCTCCGCCTCCGCCCACTTACCCACGGCAGCCGCTCTTGATGAACGCCGCCAGCTGTTTCACCAATTCCCCCGCCATATCACACGTCGGGTTGAACAGATGGAATACGTGTCCTTCGCCTTCCGTCTCCACCACCTCCACCGTTCCACCCCATCCTGATTTCTTCAAACACTCCGCATAATGCCTTCCCCTCTCCTTCAGATTGTCCTTCTCCGCCACATATATCCCCACTCTCTCCGCCGGTAGCCGCCCCAAATCCGGATCGTGCTCTGGGTTCACAATCGGATCATCTAGTGTCTTTATATCCTTCGATACTACAAACCACAGGTTCTCCACTACGAACAAGTCCTTTGGATCccaatcattttcttctccgaGCAATTCTCCCCCCCAAAAATGTGGGTGAATCAATTGCAATCCCTTGATCTTCACTCCCTCAAGCCCTTCCGTCACCGTCCTCAACGCCATCCTGTGTGCCATGTTTCCTCCGGCGCTGTCTCCGGCTAAATAAACCTGGTTCAGATCTGCGATTTCATTCAGCCACTCATCCGGTCCTTTTCCTTCCGAGTGGGACGCTATCCATTTCATGGCGGTCCATGCATCTTCAAAAGGAATCGGTAACTGGTGCTCCGGTGCTCGCCTGTAGTTGACGGAGACGGCGGCGATGTTGGCTTCGGCTACCCAAGCGCTGATGTGCTGGTTGTAGAAAGGAGAAAATGCGGTTTCGATGCAGAACCCACCACCGTGAAAGTAAACGAGAAGAGGGAGCTTCTCAGATTGTTTTTCGTCGGGGGATTTGGGCCTGTAAACACGAACGGCGACGTCCGGCGAGATGTCGACGTCTTTTGTCTCGACGCCGGTTTTGGGGTCGAGACCGGGAGGATCGATATCGTTGCCGATGAGCCTGTCGATTCGACCATCTTTGTAAAGGATGAAAAAAGGTGCAACGTTTAAGGCAATATCGTCGGAAGCCATGGGTGAAtgagagtgaagaagaaggaagatagaaagtaggaaataaagaaagagacgATTCGTTCTGAATTCATCTAATATTACTTAATAGAGGAATCTGGATACATCATTGTATGTCAAATTACACTAATACTCCTCAACTTATACAAATTATTACAATCAACCCCTAAAcccttttcttaataatattaattaattaactaactcaactcaaaatcaaattttatattaaaagtaaaaaaagtaaatagcTAATGgaccaaaaatcaaaaattaaaaaataacctaGAGAATACAAAAACATCAATCCAATCTATGAATTCACCTACGTTTGGAGAGCTTTTCTAACtcaaagattttattaaatcaaacGAGTATATAACACTTTAACAATCTAGAAGATACTCTTCTAGatctagttttcttttttgtcataAACAGAAACTAAACATAATTAGACTTCtcctaaattatatttaaatttaatgatgATAATCAAACTCTTCCCGAAGTAATTTATCCTAACTTCAATTACTTagtcttcttttaatttcttatcaTGGATACACCTGAGTCTATCTATGAAGATATCAAACAATCTTAACGTAATAGCTAAGAAGGTAACCTTAGCAAAGACTCTTTACGAACTTTGAAACTTCAGAGATGTATGTAAATGGCAAATACC
Coding sequences:
- the LOC101208483 gene encoding probable carboxylesterase 12 gives rise to the protein MASDDIALNVAPFFILYKDGRIDRLIGNDIDPPGLDPKTGVETKDVDISPDVAVRVYRPKSPDEKQSEKLPLLVYFHGGGFCIETAFSPFYNQHISAWVAEANIAAVSVNYRRAPEHQLPIPFEDAWTAMKWIASHSEGKGPDEWLNEIADLNQVYLAGDSAGGNMAHRMALRTVTEGLEGVKIKGLQLIHPHFWGGELLGEENDWDPKDLFVVENLWFVVSKDIKTLDDPIVNPEHDPDLGRLPAERVGIYVAEKDNLKERGRHYAECLKKSGWGGTVEVVETEGEGHVFHLFNPTCDMAGELVKQLAAFIKSGCRG